A single genomic interval of Corylus avellana chromosome ca10, CavTom2PMs-1.0 harbors:
- the LOC132164648 gene encoding uncharacterized protein LOC132164648, giving the protein MESVLCGRCVSFVMRNGSVHIPCLHEGVDCPTKSITEGDIMETELWHEYQGNNPSNRLQYERCRKVDSSLNSASSRSPKMIHEGYHRGFTKDSSSEVLYKGAGDGWGAGRGKVNNASNISVSSSNLNERVRPHGGAQSRNNNVWSYRNGVTYGTNNMQHQGTKFWAPVQPGRGQHAATAWKRSSATSFVPGRGRSQHDQHSSAEESGSHLNVHLKSLFPMFLCNAIQ; this is encoded by the exons ATGGAAAGCGTTTTATGTGGCAG ATGTGTGTCTTTTGTGATGCGTAATGGTAGCGTACATATTCCGTGCCTACATGAAGGTGTTGACTGTCCAACTAAG AGTATTACTGAAGGAGATATTATGGAAACAGAACTTTGGCATGAATACCAGGGTAACAATCCCTCCAACAG ATTGCAGTATGAAAGATGTCGAAAAGTGGATAGTAGCCTGAATTCTGCTTCAAGCCGGTCCCCTAAGATGATACATGAAGGCTATCACAGGGGATTTACTAAAGACTCATCTTCAGAGGTGTTATATAAAGGTGCTGGTGATGGATGGGGTGCTGGTAGAGGAAAAGTTAATAATGCTTCCAATATTTCAGTGTCAAGTAGTAACTTAAATGAACGGGTCAGGCCTCATGGAGGAGCTCAGTCGAGGAACAACAATGTTTGGTCGTATAGAAATGGAGTGACCTACGGCACAAATAATATGCAGCATCAGGGAACAAAATTTTGGGCTCCTGTCCAACCAGGGAGAGGACAGCATGCTGCCACAGCTTGGAAACGCAGTTCTGCTACCAGCTTTGTGCCCGGCCGTGGCAGGAGCCAACATGATCAACATTCTTCCGCCGAGGAAAGTGGCAGCCATTTGAATGTACATTTGAAATCACTGTTCCCTATGTTTCTGTGTAATGCCATTCAATGA
- the LOC132164335 gene encoding 5'-3' exoribonuclease 3-like isoform X1: protein MGVPWFYRWLTNKYPTVVVKAAEDKGERIDTSLPNPNGIEFDNLYLDMNAIIHFSFQPADQPRPPKTFEEVFNNIFKYVDNLFSIVKPRKLLYMAIDGVAPWAKMNQQRSGRFRTIWRCERDEAEMKRLIEQFEMEGKPVLREYLLPNNDKQEVSTSHVITPGTEFMYKLSGALRSYVISRINNDPGWRDIKVIFSDANVPGEGEHKIMSFIRQQKNVSVGYNPNTRHCVYGLDADLIMLALATHEVHFSILREEHPTINESEEEEEREWFKKPYEFVHVWILRKYLELDMHISEPPANVKIDIERIVDDFIFLCFFLGNDFLPGMPSLEVREGAIDLLMSVYKTEFKNLGGYLLDMSRLVEEDQRKEFINLSRVEKFILLVGSYEDQVFRKRSKIREHQLRRLRKDSDNQDENEGGNMEIGTRNNSVALSSEEAPTSSDSAESSTLSDANMESADFSEIDKNTDELIDKYNDFLDKNSDLFKSGHLGSDKVRLGAAGWKERYYKEKFFAETWRDIENQRKEIVKKYTEGLLWVLLYYYSEVPSWSWFYPYYYSPFASDLKGLAQVRVEFQKGSPLKPFDHLLAVLPPQSAHVLPKVYQPLLTDAESKIIDFYPTDVDIDFDGKRFMKQGIIKLPFIEEERLVSETKELEKGLQRDEALRNRNNVDQLYVSSTHNLASQILSLSPNENKVVEIDTSISDGISGFIHLPNEDTEIVYKEVHNSIEEKCVLCVSFEMRDDVVHLPHLLDGVIFPIKSITEGDITETKLWHEYQGNKPSNSCRLQYETCDLKHEGYQRRFSTDSSCEVIHKGAGIGWGGGRGKVNDTSNTSKHIESRERVILPSSSFAQQKSSVSSLDAGKCYGNLVSSSCNLNEQLRPHGGAQSMNDNFWLSRNGVRYGTDNVQQQRIQFGSPPTHQGRGHHGSTVSPTYSWKHSSATSSVQGRGRSQHVQHSSVEESGSH, encoded by the exons ATGGGTGTGCCGTGGTTCTACCGGTGGTTGACAAACAAGTATCCGACCGTTGTGGTTAAAGCTGCTGAAGATAAAGGAGAGCGCATCGACACCTCCTTGCCAAACCCAAATGGCATCGAGTTCGATAATCTCTACCTCGATATGAATGCCATTATCCACTTCTCCTTCCAGCCCGCCGATCAA CCTCGCCCTCCAAAAACGTTCGAAGAAGTATTCAATAATATCTTTAAATACGTTGACAACCTTTTCAGTATCGTAAAACCACGGAAGTTACTTTATATGGCAATAG ATGGAGTTGCTCCATGGGCCAAAATGAATCAACAACGATCCGGACGTTTTCGGACTATTTGGAGATGTGAAAGAGAT GAAGCCGAGATGAAGAGGCTAATAGAACAGTTTGAAATGGAAGGAAAACCAGTTCTTCGTGAGTATCTTCTTCCGAATAATGACAAACAGGAAGTTTCAACTTCCCATGTAATCACTCCAGGCACAGAATTTATGTACAAGTTGTCAGGGGCCCTCAGAAGCTATGTTATTTCACGTATAAACAATGATCCAGGCTGGAGGGACATCAAG GTTATTTTTTCCGATGCCAATGTTCCTGGTGAGGGAGAACATAAGATAATGTCTTTTATTCGCCAACAGAAAAACGTTAGTGTTGGATATAATCCAAATACGAGGCACTGCGTCTATGGTCTG GACGCTGATCTGATAATGCTTGCTTTAGCAACACATGAAGttcatttttccattttaagaGAG GAGCATCCAACAATCAATGAAAGTGAAGAGGAGGAGGAAAGGGAATGGTTTAAAAAGCCTTATGAG TTTGTACATGTATGGATTCTGAGGAAATATTTGGAGCTTGACATGCATATTTCTGAACCTCCAGCCAATGTGAAGATAGATATTGAGCGGATTGTTGATGACTTCATTTTCTTGTGCTTTTTTCTGGGCAATGATTTCCTACCCGGCATGCCTTCATTAGAAGTTCGTGAG GGTGCTATTGATTTATTGATGAGTGTTTACAAGACAGAGTTCAAGAACCTTGGTGGCTATCTACTTGACATGAGCAGG CTTGTTgaagaagatcaaagaaaagAGTTCATAAATCTATCCAGAGTCGAGaagttcattcttttggttggCTCATATGAAGATCAAGTTTTCAGGAAAAGATCAAAAATTCGTGAGCATCAACTTAGACGCCTTCGCAAAGATTCAGATAAT CAAGATGAAAATGAAGGTGGTAATATGGAGATTGGTACAAGAAACAATTCTGTTGCCTTATCCAGTGAGGAAGCTCCTACTTCCAGTGATTCAGCAGAAAGTAGTACATTATCAGATGCTAATATGGAGAGTGCCGATTTTTCTGAA ATTGATAAAAATACAGACGAGTTGATAGATAAGtacaatgattttcttgataAGAACTCTGACCTATTTAAGAGTGGTCATTTGGGGTCGGACAAA GTGAGATTGGGGGCTGCTGGCTGGAAAGAAAGATACtacaaagagaaattttttgcAGAAACCTGGAGGGATattgaaaaccaaagaaaagaaata GTAAAGAAGTACACTGAAGGACTATTGTGGGTTCTTCTATATTATTATTCAGAAGTCCCATCATGGTCATG GTTTTACCCATACTACTATTCACCATTTGCGTCAGATTTGAAGGGACTTGCTCAGGTCCGTGTAGAGTTTCAAAAGGGTTCCCCATTAAAACCATTTGATCACCTTTTGGCTGTACTACCCCCACAGAG TGCTCATGTGCTTCCTAAAGTTTACCAGCCTCTGTTGACAGATGCAGAGTCCaagattattgatttttatccTACTG ATGTTGATATCGACTTCGATGGAAAACGTTTTATGAAGCAG GGAATCATCAAGCTCCCATTTATAGAGGAAGAACGCCTTGTATCTGAAACTAAAGAATTAGAGAAGGGTCTACAG AGGGATGAAGCACTGAGGAACAGAAACAATGTTGATCAGTTATATGTGAGTAGTACACACAATTTGGCATCACAGATTTTGTCACTTTCCCCAAATGAAAACAAAGTGGTTGAGATCGATACCAGTATCAG TGATGGTATTTCTGGTTTTATTCATCTTCCTAATGAGGATACTGAAATAGTTTACAAGGAAGTCCATAACAGCATTGAAGAAAAATGTGTCTT ATGTGTGTCTTTTGAGATGCGTGATGATGTTGTGCATCTTCCCCACTTACTTGATGGTGTTATCTTTCCAATTAAG AGTATTACTGAAGGAGATATTACAGAAACAAAACTCTGGCATGAATATCAGGGTAACAAACCTTCGAACAG TTGCAGATTACAGTACGAAACATGTGATTTGAAACATGAAGGGTATCAAAGGAGATTTAGTACAGATTCATCTTGTGAGGTGATACATAAAGGTGCTGGTATTGGATGGGGTGGTGGTAGAGGAAAAGTGAATGATACTTCCAATACAAGCAAACATATTGAGAGCAGAGAAAGAGTCATATTGCCTAGCTCTTCTTTTGCCCAACAGAAGAGTTCAGTGTCAAGTTTGGATGCTGGAAAGTGTTACGGCAATCTTGTTAGCTCAAGTTGTAACCTAAATGAACAGCTCAGGCCTCATGGAGGAGCTCAGTCGATGAACGACAATTTTTGGTTGTCTAGAAATGGTGTACGATATGGAACAGATAATGTGCAGCAGCAGAGAATACAATTCGGGTCTCCTCCTACTCATCAAGGGAGGGGACATCATggttcaacagtttctccaactTACTCCTGGAAACATAGTTCTGCTACAAGCTCCGTGCAGGGCCGTGGCAGAAGCCAGCATGTTCAACATTCTTCTGTCGAGGAAAGTGGCAGCCACTGA
- the LOC132164335 gene encoding 5'-3' exoribonuclease 3-like isoform X2: MGVPWFYRWLTNKYPTVVVKAAEDKGERIDTSLPNPNGIEFDNLYLDMNAIIHFSFQPADQPRPPKTFEEVFNNIFKYVDNLFSIVKPRKLLYMAIDGVAPWAKMNQQRSGRFRTIWRCERDEAEMKRLIEQFEMEGKPVLREYLLPNNDKQEVSTSHVITPGTEFMYKLSGALRSYVISRINNDPGWRDIKVIFSDANVPGEGEHKIMSFIRQQKNVSVGYNPNTRHCVYGLDADLIMLALATHEVHFSILREEHPTINESEEEEEREWFKKPYEFVHVWILRKYLELDMHISEPPANVKIDIERIVDDFIFLCFFLGNDFLPGMPSLEVREGAIDLLMSVYKTEFKNLGGYLLDMSRLVEEDQRKEFINLSRVEKFILLVGSYEDQVFRKRSKIREHQLRRLRKDSDNQDENEGGNMEIGTRNNSVALSSEEAPTSSDSAESSTLSDANMESADFSEIDKNTDELIDKYNDFLDKNSDLFKSGHLGSDKVRLGAAGWKERYYKEKFFAETWRDIENQRKEIVKKYTEGLLWVLLYYYSEVPSWSWFYPYYYSPFASDLKGLAQVRVEFQKGSPLKPFDHLLAVLPPQSAHVLPKVYQPLLTDAESKIIDFYPTDVDIDFDGKRFMKQGIIKLPFIEEERLVSETKELEKGLQRDEALRNRNNVDQLYVSSTHNLASQILSLSPNENKVVEIDTSISDGISGFIHLPNEDTEIVYKEVHNSIEEKCVLCVSFEMRDDVVHLPHLLDGVIFPIKSITEGDITETKLWHEYQGNKPSNRLQYETCDLKHEGYQRRFSTDSSCEVIHKGAGIGWGGGRGKVNDTSNTSKHIESRERVILPSSSFAQQKSSVSSLDAGKCYGNLVSSSCNLNEQLRPHGGAQSMNDNFWLSRNGVRYGTDNVQQQRIQFGSPPTHQGRGHHGSTVSPTYSWKHSSATSSVQGRGRSQHVQHSSVEESGSH, translated from the exons ATGGGTGTGCCGTGGTTCTACCGGTGGTTGACAAACAAGTATCCGACCGTTGTGGTTAAAGCTGCTGAAGATAAAGGAGAGCGCATCGACACCTCCTTGCCAAACCCAAATGGCATCGAGTTCGATAATCTCTACCTCGATATGAATGCCATTATCCACTTCTCCTTCCAGCCCGCCGATCAA CCTCGCCCTCCAAAAACGTTCGAAGAAGTATTCAATAATATCTTTAAATACGTTGACAACCTTTTCAGTATCGTAAAACCACGGAAGTTACTTTATATGGCAATAG ATGGAGTTGCTCCATGGGCCAAAATGAATCAACAACGATCCGGACGTTTTCGGACTATTTGGAGATGTGAAAGAGAT GAAGCCGAGATGAAGAGGCTAATAGAACAGTTTGAAATGGAAGGAAAACCAGTTCTTCGTGAGTATCTTCTTCCGAATAATGACAAACAGGAAGTTTCAACTTCCCATGTAATCACTCCAGGCACAGAATTTATGTACAAGTTGTCAGGGGCCCTCAGAAGCTATGTTATTTCACGTATAAACAATGATCCAGGCTGGAGGGACATCAAG GTTATTTTTTCCGATGCCAATGTTCCTGGTGAGGGAGAACATAAGATAATGTCTTTTATTCGCCAACAGAAAAACGTTAGTGTTGGATATAATCCAAATACGAGGCACTGCGTCTATGGTCTG GACGCTGATCTGATAATGCTTGCTTTAGCAACACATGAAGttcatttttccattttaagaGAG GAGCATCCAACAATCAATGAAAGTGAAGAGGAGGAGGAAAGGGAATGGTTTAAAAAGCCTTATGAG TTTGTACATGTATGGATTCTGAGGAAATATTTGGAGCTTGACATGCATATTTCTGAACCTCCAGCCAATGTGAAGATAGATATTGAGCGGATTGTTGATGACTTCATTTTCTTGTGCTTTTTTCTGGGCAATGATTTCCTACCCGGCATGCCTTCATTAGAAGTTCGTGAG GGTGCTATTGATTTATTGATGAGTGTTTACAAGACAGAGTTCAAGAACCTTGGTGGCTATCTACTTGACATGAGCAGG CTTGTTgaagaagatcaaagaaaagAGTTCATAAATCTATCCAGAGTCGAGaagttcattcttttggttggCTCATATGAAGATCAAGTTTTCAGGAAAAGATCAAAAATTCGTGAGCATCAACTTAGACGCCTTCGCAAAGATTCAGATAAT CAAGATGAAAATGAAGGTGGTAATATGGAGATTGGTACAAGAAACAATTCTGTTGCCTTATCCAGTGAGGAAGCTCCTACTTCCAGTGATTCAGCAGAAAGTAGTACATTATCAGATGCTAATATGGAGAGTGCCGATTTTTCTGAA ATTGATAAAAATACAGACGAGTTGATAGATAAGtacaatgattttcttgataAGAACTCTGACCTATTTAAGAGTGGTCATTTGGGGTCGGACAAA GTGAGATTGGGGGCTGCTGGCTGGAAAGAAAGATACtacaaagagaaattttttgcAGAAACCTGGAGGGATattgaaaaccaaagaaaagaaata GTAAAGAAGTACACTGAAGGACTATTGTGGGTTCTTCTATATTATTATTCAGAAGTCCCATCATGGTCATG GTTTTACCCATACTACTATTCACCATTTGCGTCAGATTTGAAGGGACTTGCTCAGGTCCGTGTAGAGTTTCAAAAGGGTTCCCCATTAAAACCATTTGATCACCTTTTGGCTGTACTACCCCCACAGAG TGCTCATGTGCTTCCTAAAGTTTACCAGCCTCTGTTGACAGATGCAGAGTCCaagattattgatttttatccTACTG ATGTTGATATCGACTTCGATGGAAAACGTTTTATGAAGCAG GGAATCATCAAGCTCCCATTTATAGAGGAAGAACGCCTTGTATCTGAAACTAAAGAATTAGAGAAGGGTCTACAG AGGGATGAAGCACTGAGGAACAGAAACAATGTTGATCAGTTATATGTGAGTAGTACACACAATTTGGCATCACAGATTTTGTCACTTTCCCCAAATGAAAACAAAGTGGTTGAGATCGATACCAGTATCAG TGATGGTATTTCTGGTTTTATTCATCTTCCTAATGAGGATACTGAAATAGTTTACAAGGAAGTCCATAACAGCATTGAAGAAAAATGTGTCTT ATGTGTGTCTTTTGAGATGCGTGATGATGTTGTGCATCTTCCCCACTTACTTGATGGTGTTATCTTTCCAATTAAG AGTATTACTGAAGGAGATATTACAGAAACAAAACTCTGGCATGAATATCAGGGTAACAAACCTTCGAACAG ATTACAGTACGAAACATGTGATTTGAAACATGAAGGGTATCAAAGGAGATTTAGTACAGATTCATCTTGTGAGGTGATACATAAAGGTGCTGGTATTGGATGGGGTGGTGGTAGAGGAAAAGTGAATGATACTTCCAATACAAGCAAACATATTGAGAGCAGAGAAAGAGTCATATTGCCTAGCTCTTCTTTTGCCCAACAGAAGAGTTCAGTGTCAAGTTTGGATGCTGGAAAGTGTTACGGCAATCTTGTTAGCTCAAGTTGTAACCTAAATGAACAGCTCAGGCCTCATGGAGGAGCTCAGTCGATGAACGACAATTTTTGGTTGTCTAGAAATGGTGTACGATATGGAACAGATAATGTGCAGCAGCAGAGAATACAATTCGGGTCTCCTCCTACTCATCAAGGGAGGGGACATCATggttcaacagtttctccaactTACTCCTGGAAACATAGTTCTGCTACAAGCTCCGTGCAGGGCCGTGGCAGAAGCCAGCATGTTCAACATTCTTCTGTCGAGGAAAGTGGCAGCCACTGA